One window of the Azospirillum sp. TSH58 genome contains the following:
- a CDS encoding c-type cytochrome, producing MRRVLTIIGLVLGAQAVGGFLFAWSGLYSIAASKEHWPPVHWFFGMAMRSSIETHAAFVSDPPDLDDPALIRRGAGHYEDGCAPCHGAPDVGRNPISRHMLPAPPFLPGQPNEWTDKQLYWITYNGIKYAGMPAWPAQARDDEPWAVAAFLRRLDGMSAEEYRRLAFGETTPDGDRSALSDLQMLDGSAREVLDNCARCHGYDGAGGGPADSAAAFPRLSGQNAEYLFHALKAYAEGGRHSGIMQPVAAGLDESILRRLADHYAEQTAPYPPPSADADPALLELGARLAGSGDRDTGVPACSGCHGEDRDPRYPRLDGQHASYIADQLRLWQRDAHGDTPLSKIMGAAVRNLTEEQIRALSLHYAQSRPRETASEEDRR from the coding sequence ATGCGCAGAGTTCTGACGATCATCGGGCTGGTTCTGGGCGCCCAAGCGGTTGGGGGCTTCCTGTTCGCCTGGTCGGGGCTCTACAGCATCGCCGCCAGCAAGGAGCACTGGCCGCCGGTCCACTGGTTCTTCGGCATGGCGATGCGCAGCTCCATCGAGACGCACGCCGCCTTCGTGAGCGATCCGCCCGACCTCGACGACCCGGCGCTGATCCGGCGCGGCGCCGGCCATTACGAGGACGGCTGCGCCCCCTGCCACGGCGCGCCGGATGTCGGCCGCAACCCGATCTCGCGCCACATGCTGCCCGCCCCGCCCTTCCTGCCGGGCCAGCCCAACGAGTGGACGGACAAGCAGCTCTATTGGATCACCTACAACGGCATCAAATACGCTGGCATGCCCGCCTGGCCCGCGCAGGCGCGCGACGACGAGCCGTGGGCGGTGGCCGCCTTCCTGCGCCGGCTGGACGGCATGAGCGCCGAGGAGTACCGCCGCCTCGCCTTCGGGGAGACGACGCCGGACGGCGACCGCTCGGCCCTGTCCGATCTGCAGATGCTGGACGGCTCCGCCCGCGAGGTTCTGGACAACTGCGCCCGCTGCCACGGCTATGACGGCGCCGGGGGCGGCCCTGCGGACAGCGCCGCCGCCTTCCCCCGCCTGTCCGGCCAGAACGCCGAGTATCTCTTCCACGCGCTGAAGGCCTACGCCGAGGGCGGCCGGCACAGCGGCATCATGCAGCCGGTCGCCGCCGGGCTCGACGAGTCGATCCTGCGCCGCCTCGCCGACCATTATGCGGAGCAGACGGCACCCTACCCGCCCCCGTCCGCCGACGCCGATCCGGCCCTGCTGGAACTGGGCGCCCGGCTGGCCGGGTCCGGCGACCGCGACACCGGGGTGCCGGCCTGCTCCGGCTGCCACGGCGAGGACCGCGACCCCCGCTACCCCCGCCTCGACGGGCAGCACGCGAGCTACATCGCCGACCAGCTCCGCCTCTGGCAGAGGGACGCGCACGGCGACACGCCGCTGTCCAAAATCATGGGCGCCGCCGTGCGCAACCTGACGGAGGAGCAGATTCGCGCTCTGTCCCTGCATTACGCGCAGAGCCGTCCGCGGGAAACGGCGAGCGAGGAGGACCGGCGGTGA